A single region of the Syngnathus acus chromosome 6, fSynAcu1.2, whole genome shotgun sequence genome encodes:
- the acd gene encoding adrenocortical dysplasia protein homolog has product MQPLIPKQDTLSPWIEKLIQSYDSEKESPTEKLRASVTSIGLMSPSQAQNQEEPTDLIFLSDGTVEISSVLTPSAWKRLQESERRETFFGLVNNVVCISNYQLKFHPSTEPTQCKFFLLIDSMYTELIILDRVITPCCTSLVSVQQKILETWRVVFFQETQSSQMDRDDLNLSELLVEWQNQIIQETQEDSSQEIIPHWPSIGQSLEIPSETFTLTSWDIERLEDNDTECFSVPIKCLLIPEGHTMQGPKKNAAVLTTHEDAMLNSQLSENSQSRVHAADRQIADLTDTKGEVQNCGITHDDDVCVDLIHKHITPLEKPWEIFPPPNGVSPSSVSEESMPMQSPATELSRDQDRNGHVDIPSTRLPMTSPQPEDLQNSKSDHYSLPPYQKALSSDTANSHTAPQDKQTINEIVNTQQEPVERQSKRKREWTQEAQTAIAVEEGEAQLNGSPPSWLFDAERASGTVVDSFYVQTERRPTLTVHADGEPFSYTYVVSEQNLQDFSKFQVAKSLLSWAIKYLVPKRK; this is encoded by the coding sequence ATGCAACCCTTGATTCCGAAGCAGGACACACTATCTCCGTGGATTGAGAAACTCATCCAGAGTTATGACAGTGAGAAGGAAAGCCCGACCGAAAAACTAAGGGCTTCTGTTACCTCCATTGGTCTGATGTCTCCATCTCAGGCCCAAAACCAGGAAGAGCCCACTGACCTGATCTTTCTGTCTGATGGTACAGTAGAGATCTCCTCCGTTCTCACCCCATCTGCATGGAAACGTCTTCAGGAGTCGGAGCGTCGGGAGACTTTCTTTGGTCTGGTCAATAACGTCGTTTGCATCAGCAACTACCAACTGAAGTTTCACCCGAGCACAGAACCGACCCAATGCAAGTTCTTCTTATTAATCGACAGCATGTATACAGAGTTAATCATTCTAGACAGAGTCATTACGCCCTGCTGCACATCTCTGGTCTCTGTCCAGCAGAAAATCTTGGAGACATGGAGGGTTGTCTTTTTCCAGGAAACACAGAGCTCCCAAATGGACCGCGATGACTTAAATCTGTCTGAGCTTCTAGTTGAATGGCAGAATCAGATAATACAAGAAACGCAAGAGGATTCGTCTCAGGAAATAATTCCGCATTGGCCATCGATTGGGCAATCATTAGAGATTCCTTCCGAGACGTTCACTCTCACCAGCTGGGACATTGAGCGGCTTGAAGATAATGACACAGAGTGTTTCAGTGTTCCTATTAAGTGTCTCCTCATCCCAGAAGGACATACAATGCagggcccaaaaaaaaatgctgctgtATTGACGACACATGAGGACGCGATGTTGAATTCGCAGCTTTCGGAGAACAGCCAATCACGTGTTCACGCCGCAGACCGCCAAATAGCAGATCTTACAGATACCAAGGGAGAAGTCCAGAACTGTGGCATCACGCACGATGACGACGTATGTGTAGATTTGATTCATAAGCACATCACACCATTGGAGAAACCGTGGGAAATCTTTCCTCCACCGAATGGCGTTTCACCCTCAAGTGTATCCGAGGAATCCATGCCAATGCAGTCCCCAGCAACAGAACTGTCTCGTGATCAGGATCGAAACGGTCATGTGGACATACCTAGTACCCGACTTCCCATGACTAGCCCACAACCTGAGGATTTGCAAAACAGCAAAAGCGACCATTACTCCTTACCACCGTATCAAAAAGCGCTCTCATCGGACACAGCAAATAGTCACACTGCTCCTCAAGACAAACAGACTATAAACGAGATTGTGAACACGCAACAAGAGCCCGTTGAGAGACAGTCAAAGAGAAAACGGGAGTGGACGCAAGAAGCGCAAACGGCAATTGCGGTGGAGGAAGGTGAGGCTCAGCTCAATGGAAGCCCCCCGTCGTGGCTGTTTGACGCTGAGAGGGCTTCTGGCACTGTTGTAGACAGCTTTTATGTTCAAACGGAAAGAAGACCAACTCTCACTGTTCACGCTGACGGAGAGCCATTCTCGTACACTTACGTGGTGTCTGAGCAGAATCTTCAGGACTTCAGCAAGTTTCAAGTCGCAAAATCTCTGCTGTCGTGGGCTATCAAATATCTtgttccaaaaagaaaatga